Within Desulfovibrio litoralis DSM 11393, the genomic segment TTCCTTTTATGAAAGCAAAATATTCAGTTGTCAAAAGTGCCGGTAAACGTTGGGCTAAAATAGCATGGCGTCCTTTTAGTGCGGCTACGGTTTATTTTGCTCTTGCTTATGTAATGAATTTATCAGGTTATAGCGGTGAGGATTTTACATTGCATGACCCTAGCAATAACATGATTAATATTTTAGCTGTTGCCGCCGCCCAAACATTTCAGCAATACTATTCTATAATTGCTCCTTATTTTGGCTTATTGGCTGGCTTTATTAGTGGTTCTCAAAGTTCTGCGATAGCAATGTTAACAGCCTTACATATATCAACAGCAAAGGCTCTTAACTTAGACTTTAAAATCATTGCTGCTGCCGGTGCTATTGGTGGTGGTTTAGCTAGTTTATTGTCTCCTACAAAGTTACTTAGTGCTGCGGCAACAATTGGTAAGGCTGGCGAAGAAGGCTCTATTTTAAAAGCCTGTATTGTGCCTTCATTGTTGTTAGTAGCTGTAATTGCTGTTCTTTCTTGGCTTTGGAGTTAGGGGTTTACAAAAGCTATAATATTGTTTTATTTAATTAAACAAATGTTTAATTCTAACAAAAGGTTTTTTTATGTCTAAAATAAAAGTTATTGTACACGGTTTTGGAAATATTGGGAAAAACGCCCTGCTCTGTATTAAAAACGCTCCGGATATGGAATGCTTAGGTATTATTCGCCGTAAAGAGTCCATTAAAAACAACCCGGTAGAAACCCTTGGCTTTAAAGAGTTTCCTGATTTTGAAAGCTTAAAAGCAGAAAAAGGCATGCCTGATGTGGCTATTTTAGCCGCTCCTTCTCGTTCTGTGCCAGAATTGGTTACGGAATATTTAGCTTTAGGAGTGAATACTGTTGACAGTTTTGATATTCACGACGAAATACCTAATTTAATTACAACAGTAACGCCATTGGCGAAACGATACAATAAAGTTGCTATTTGTGCCGCTGGTTGGGATCCAGGAACTGACTCTGTTTTGCGTGCTTTATTTGAAGCTATGACTCCGGCGGGTACAACCTTTACTAACTTTGGGCGAGGTCGTTCTATGGGACATTCTGTTGCCGCCAGAGCTATTGAAGGCGTTAAAGATGCGACTTCTATTACTATTCCTTTAGGTGGAGGTAGACACGCCCGCTTAGTTTATGTTGTCTTAGAAAAAGGTGTTAAGCTTGAAGATGTTGAAAAGAGAATTAAAGCTGATGCTTATTTTAGTAAAGACCCATTAGAAGTTAAAGCGGTAGCTGATTCTTTCGCTTTAAGTCAGGTAGCGGACAATTCTCATGGTGTTGTTCTCGAACGCATTGGAGCATCAGGAGCAGCCTCTAACCAACGTTTATCTTTTGATATGCGTATAGATAACCCGGCGTTAACAGCTCAAGTTTTAGTTTCTTGTGTGAGAGCTACTACAAGACTTAAAGCTGATGCTTATACCTTGATTGATATTCCTCCTGTTGCTTATCTTTTAGGCGATAGAATGGAGCATATTCACAGATTAGTTTAAAGTTGATTTTTTGTAAGTATATTGCGGTCCGTTGTATATATAGTTTTGGAATAAAAAACTTATTTATACAACGGACTTATTAGTTTCAGGCTCTTGCCTCGTTAAAACTAAAATAAGATCATTGCAAAACTCCGTTTTGCGTTCTTTTGTCATCGTTTTATGCCCTGTATGTGCATAGCATAAAACGTCTTAAGTCACAAAACCCACTCATTTTACAGGAAAATTAAATTTTCCTTATTCGTGGTTTTTGGAGTGTCTTTCTGACGAAAGCCACTTTGAGCCTATTGTGCAATAGTCTCAAAATTTTATTCATGGTAATTAGGTGGTAAAAATTATGTCAAAAAAATTCTTAAAATAGTTACCCCTAACAACAATTATCGAATATAGCTTACTTGAGTGATTTGCATTGTTTTTATATTAACTGTAACCTCAAAGCGTCGTCCACCCTGATTGCCACGCATACTATGATTGGTATCTTTTCCCCCTTTTTCATCATCTTCTTTATTTACGACTGTAAAACCAGCTTCTTCTGTTTTAGGAGAACAATCACCATAGTATTTAATAATAAAGCTGTCTGGCTCCCATTTTTTAACTTTAATAGTATAGTCAGTAATAATTTCTTTACAGGCAACTATTTGCTCTTCGCTTAATTTTTCTGGTAATTTTTCAACAGAAATAGCAATATTTGGCATTATAAAACACAAGTTTATAATACCAAACATCAAAAAAGTACGAAAAAAATAGCTTCTTAACATAACAATATTACGACCATAAAACATTTAAGATGTTACTGCAAAAATGTATTCTCTAGAGTAATTTGCATACCTCACCCTAACTACAAACTGGTCCATCAAGTTCAGGAATCATACCATATAAGCCTTCTTGACCTGTTGATTCAAGCACGGCACGCCAATATTCAGATTTTGTGTTTAAGGTTCTGCGTTTACGAATAATTAACTCTAACGGTAAATGCACATATCTATCCATAATCTTAGCTACAACCATATTAGTTTTTCCTGCCATAGCGGCATGGACGGCATTTGTACCTAAAAAGCCACAATAAACACTATCATTGGCGGTAGCGGGAATAGAACGAATAATATAACTTGGGTCAATATATTTAATAGAGTGTGTTATTTTATGTTCTTTCATATATTTCTTGATTTCTTTAATTAAAAACTCAGTGAAATCACCTAAAGCTACATTGCCTGACGCATCAGTTTCAGAACCACGCCCTATTATGTGTTGCCCTGCCCCTTCGGCTACAACAATTACTGCGTGTTTTCTTTTATTTAATCTTTCGGCGAGTGCTGGTAATATTCCACCTTCACCATTAAGGCGAAAGTTAATTTCAGGAATTAACACTAAATTAACTTCTTTAAGAGATAAAGTGGCGTGAGCCGCAATAAAACCGGAATCTCGCCCCATTAGTTTTACAATGCCAATACCGTTCATTGCTCCGGTTGCTTCGATATGAGCGCATTGTATAGCTTCAGTCGCTTTATAAACGGCAGTTTCAAAACCAAAAGATTGGCTGATAAAATTTATGTCGTTATCAATGGTTTTAGGAATGCCAATAACAGAAATTTTTAAGTTACGACGTTCTATTTCTTTAACAATATTATGTGTGGCTTTCATTGTTCCATCGCCACCAATCATAAAAAGAATACTCACATTAGAACGTTCTAAAGCATCAACAATTTCTTCGGGCGGTTGTGGACCTCTGGAAGAACCTAAGATAGTTCCGCCAAATTGATGGATATCTGATACATTATCAGGGGTTAATTCAACCACTTTATGCCCATAATGCGGGATAAAACCCTCTAAACCATATTGAAAACCAAGCACGGCAGGCACGTTATAATTATGATAAGCCTCCATTACGATAGAGCGAATAACGTTGTTAATGCCGGGGCATAGTCCACCACAAGTAGCGATAGCACATTTTGTTTTTGAAGAATCAAAATATAGTTGCATTCTAGGACCGGCGGCTTCAAAAGAGGCCGCAACCACTTCATCACCAAGTTCTTCAACATGTTCACCGTCTAAAAAAACAGAAACTCTCGCCTCATCTTGGAAGTGGCAATAGTTTAATGATGATGGAATTTTTGCTTGCCCTAATGTTTGAATATTAGTATCAATCTCAAAATTACCGATTTTAACTTTTGTTGATGACATAAAAACTCCTGTAAATTGATAAAAGTGTAAATTATATTGTTTTAAATATAAAAGAGTTATCTTGATTGACAAAGTAGACAAAATACAACATTAATATTAAATCTGATTAATGTAAAATCACAACTATAAATTATTATTACTACAATATCTTACTAAATAACAAGTAAAAAACATGCCATATAATCATTATAAAACAGACAACCCAAATACAGAACCTGAAACTTTGGATATTGTTGACGGCGTTTCTATTCAAAATGAAGAATATACTCCCTTGTTTAAGGCTTTTAAGTTACCTGAATATTCAGAGATTAAAGAAGTAAGCGGAGACAAAGCAGAGGAAGACACAAAGTTTTTTATCAGTATTCCTGAGTACTTTCATACATATAATGCCCAAGATTACGATCCCGAATTTCCAACAACCAGAGAAGTGCCTGAAAAAAATATCGAATTAGATATTTTATCCCCCAAAACAAGTACAAGACATCATAAAGTAGAAGCTCATGTTTGCATCACCAAACAAGAAGTTTCACTTTTAAACCAATCTCAAATTACTCTTCCCGAACAGGGACTTGTCGGGGTAAAATTCCGTGATTACGGCCCTGTGTTTTACTGTACGGCGGGCGGAATGACCTTGGCATTAGGTGATTTTGTGATGATTGATTGTGAACAAGGGTTAGGTAAAGTTGTAAGAATAATCACTAACCCCCCTAGCGACTTATCTGTTTTACTTTTAGACCCAAATGCCGCATCTCAAGGTTTGCCTGAGAATATCACAATACAACAACAAGAAATCCCTGCTGTGCTTTCTCTTGCTGATGATAATGACCTTTTAATTTCAATAGAGAATACTGAACTTGTTGAAAAAGCAAAAGTTTTTTGTCATGAATGTATTCAAAATTTAAACCTCGAAATGAAACTCGTTGATGTTGAGATATTTCACGACCGTAGTAAGATTGTTTTTTATTTTACCGCCCCTACTCGTATAGACTTTCGAGAATTGGTTAAAGAATTGGTAAAAAATTATCGCACAAGAATAGAACTTCGCCAGATAGGAGTACGCCACGAAACTCAAATGCTTGGCGGAATAGGAAATTGTGGGGCTTCTTGTTGTTGTCGAAAATATTTAAGACGCTTTGCCCCGGTTACAATTAAAATGGCAAAGGAACAAAACTTATTTCTTAACCCGGCAAAGATCTCCGGTTTATGCGGACGCTTACTTTGTTGTTTGTCTTATGAACAAGAAAACTATGAACACTTTAATAAACAATGTCCTAAAATCGGTAAACGTTATACAACCCATGACGGCATCTATAAAGTTTTAAGAGTGAATATGTTTAGAGCAAGTATCTTTGCACAACTAGACGGCAATGAAGAAGAACAAGAGTTTAATATAGACGAATGGAACTCTCTTAGCCCAAAGCGTTTTGAAACTTCAAATTTTGAAGAAAACAGTCCGCTTACTCCTGAACTTGAATAAGACAGATAGCTTAGTAAAAAAATATTAATTTATCTAATTAAGTATATCTATATAATAAACCTACTCATGCGTGCTATATTGTAAACAAAGATTAATGATCTTTTACGGTTTACAACCTGCATAAAGCGTATGACATTTTATTTTATTAAAGGCACAAGATAATGACTCTATTTATAATATATGCATTTATTTTATTATTTATCGGTTTTTTGGCAAAAGACAAACTAAACTCTAGCGATTCTTTTTTTGTCAACAATAGATCCAGTAGTTCAACAGCAGTAGGCACAAACATAGTTTCGGCTTGTGTTGGCGGTTCGGCAACTATAGGCACAGTCGGTTTAACATGGCAAGTAGGAACACCGGCGTTTTGGTGGCTTGGTTCTGGGGCTGTGG encodes:
- a CDS encoding diaminopimelate dehydrogenase — its product is MSKIKVIVHGFGNIGKNALLCIKNAPDMECLGIIRRKESIKNNPVETLGFKEFPDFESLKAEKGMPDVAILAAPSRSVPELVTEYLALGVNTVDSFDIHDEIPNLITTVTPLAKRYNKVAICAAGWDPGTDSVLRALFEAMTPAGTTFTNFGRGRSMGHSVAARAIEGVKDATSITIPLGGGRHARLVYVVLEKGVKLEDVEKRIKADAYFSKDPLEVKAVADSFALSQVADNSHGVVLERIGASGAASNQRLSFDMRIDNPALTAQVLVSCVRATTRLKADAYTLIDIPPVAYLLGDRMEHIHRLV
- a CDS encoding ATP-dependent 6-phosphofructokinase; translation: MSSTKVKIGNFEIDTNIQTLGQAKIPSSLNYCHFQDEARVSVFLDGEHVEELGDEVVAASFEAAGPRMQLYFDSSKTKCAIATCGGLCPGINNVIRSIVMEAYHNYNVPAVLGFQYGLEGFIPHYGHKVVELTPDNVSDIHQFGGTILGSSRGPQPPEEIVDALERSNVSILFMIGGDGTMKATHNIVKEIERRNLKISVIGIPKTIDNDINFISQSFGFETAVYKATEAIQCAHIEATGAMNGIGIVKLMGRDSGFIAAHATLSLKEVNLVLIPEINFRLNGEGGILPALAERLNKRKHAVIVVAEGAGQHIIGRGSETDASGNVALGDFTEFLIKEIKKYMKEHKITHSIKYIDPSYIIRSIPATANDSVYCGFLGTNAVHAAMAGKTNMVVAKIMDRYVHLPLELIIRKRRTLNTKSEYWRAVLESTGQEGLYGMIPELDGPVCS
- a CDS encoding PSP1 domain-containing protein; translation: MPYNHYKTDNPNTEPETLDIVDGVSIQNEEYTPLFKAFKLPEYSEIKEVSGDKAEEDTKFFISIPEYFHTYNAQDYDPEFPTTREVPEKNIELDILSPKTSTRHHKVEAHVCITKQEVSLLNQSQITLPEQGLVGVKFRDYGPVFYCTAGGMTLALGDFVMIDCEQGLGKVVRIITNPPSDLSVLLLDPNAASQGLPENITIQQQEIPAVLSLADDNDLLISIENTELVEKAKVFCHECIQNLNLEMKLVDVEIFHDRSKIVFYFTAPTRIDFRELVKELVKNYRTRIELRQIGVRHETQMLGGIGNCGASCCCRKYLRRFAPVTIKMAKEQNLFLNPAKISGLCGRLLCCLSYEQENYEHFNKQCPKIGKRYTTHDGIYKVLRVNMFRASIFAQLDGNEEEQEFNIDEWNSLSPKRFETSNFEENSPLTPELE